Proteins found in one Methanomassiliicoccus sp. genomic segment:
- a CDS encoding fibronectin type III domain-containing protein produces the protein MAREVLVLTFTMAIIITTVGPMLIVSMDVVSGYQQSDYNFEVRDGEVTVTRYTGSASSVEVPSELGGYPVVGIGFYSFKETKVTSVVIPKGVTWIGDDAFYNCIDLTSVAIPDTVTFVGDYTFFQCSSLQSITIPENVTSIDNGTFRGCSALNSVIIPGNVTYIGNLAFSNCIGLTQMTIPQSVTWIGYMAFDGCRSLTDIDVEVGNPNYTSVEGVVYNKNLSVLSVCPGGKSGSFTVPHGVSTIGYRAFFQCSALTSVNISGSVTGIYNFAFEECSLTSVDIPDSVTSIALGAFKNCRNLTSVNIPDSVTSIADGVFYGCSALTSVNLPVSLNFIEDHAFLGCGSLTSITIPESVTSIGYSAFAMSGLTSITVPDSVVHMGYDAFNECPLTTVSIGQGMEAIPNGTFAKCSSLSTITIPTGVTTIGGWAFSESGLTSISLPEGLTHIGEGAFSYCPLESISIPYAVTYIGEAAFLGCPSLTYLVIPEGVTSIEGYTFWNCSSLSHLFIPENVTTVGYGAFAYCGSLNALNIPDNVTDIGGYALYESGLTSVTLGSGLKSIGDMAFSGCIDLTSISFLGSVAPTQIGQNWINNTSAEIRGHAFAASDFPSPGEVWHGLTMGDNIERLSPPSEPSGLTAVPGDADVTLTWNDTMADGGSPTIGYHIYWSTEIDGDVAVITTNSTNYTHQGLDEGSTYHYQVSAFNSNGESERSSIVNVTLSTTSAPSTPAPFLNTIEGQVALAGLVILSAGVGTLSLWRWRRHGH, from the coding sequence ATGGCACGGGAGGTCTTGGTCCTCACATTCACAATGGCAATCATCATCACCACGGTCGGTCCGATGCTCATAGTCTCAATGGACGTCGTGTCAGGGTATCAGCAGAGCGATTACAACTTCGAGGTGAGGGACGGCGAGGTCACCGTGACCAGGTACACCGGCAGCGCCAGTTCTGTAGAGGTCCCGAGCGAGCTAGGGGGATACCCGGTGGTAGGCATCGGGTTCTACTCCTTCAAGGAAACCAAGGTGACATCTGTAGTCATTCCCAAAGGCGTCACATGGATCGGGGACGATGCGTTCTACAACTGCATCGACCTCACTTCAGTGGCCATACCGGACACTGTAACGTTCGTTGGGGACTACACGTTCTTTCAATGCTCCTCCCTGCAGTCAATAACGATCCCTGAAAACGTGACCAGTATAGACAACGGGACCTTTCGTGGCTGCTCCGCCTTGAACTCCGTGATCATCCCGGGCAATGTGACATACATCGGAAACCTCGCTTTCTCCAACTGCATCGGTCTGACACAGATGACTATACCCCAGAGCGTCACGTGGATCGGCTATATGGCCTTTGACGGCTGCCGCTCCCTGACCGACATCGATGTGGAGGTAGGCAATCCGAACTATACTAGCGTTGAAGGCGTGGTGTACAACAAGAACCTCAGCGTGCTATCCGTATGTCCCGGAGGAAAGAGCGGATCGTTCACCGTCCCTCACGGGGTGTCCACCATCGGGTACAGGGCTTTCTTCCAGTGCTCCGCTCTGACCTCCGTGAACATCTCTGGAAGCGTGACGGGCATCTATAACTTCGCGTTCGAGGAGTGTTCGCTCACATCGGTGGACATTCCTGACAGCGTGACTAGCATTGCCTTGGGGGCGTTCAAGAACTGCCGCAATCTGACGTCGGTGAACATTCCGGACAGCGTCACGAGCATAGCGGACGGTGTGTTCTACGGCTGTTCCGCCCTAACTTCGGTGAACTTGCCGGTCAGCTTGAATTTCATAGAGGACCATGCGTTCTTAGGCTGCGGGTCCCTGACGTCCATCACGATCCCTGAGAGCGTCACATCCATAGGGTATTCCGCATTCGCCATGTCCGGCCTGACCTCGATAACCGTACCGGACAGCGTCGTTCACATGGGGTACGATGCGTTCAACGAGTGCCCTCTGACGACGGTATCAATTGGACAGGGAATGGAGGCGATACCGAACGGCACGTTCGCCAAGTGCAGTTCACTGAGCACGATCACCATCCCCACCGGCGTCACTACCATCGGAGGATGGGCGTTCTCCGAGAGCGGCCTAACCTCAATATCTTTACCTGAGGGCTTAACACACATCGGGGAGGGGGCTTTCAGCTACTGCCCTCTTGAATCGATATCCATCCCTTACGCCGTTACCTACATCGGAGAGGCGGCGTTCCTAGGCTGTCCGTCCCTGACCTACTTAGTCATTCCAGAGGGAGTGACGTCCATCGAGGGGTACACGTTCTGGAACTGTTCCTCACTTAGCCACTTATTCATTCCGGAGAATGTCACTACCGTCGGATATGGCGCGTTCGCCTACTGCGGGTCCCTGAACGCTCTAAACATCCCCGACAACGTAACGGATATCGGAGGTTACGCCCTTTACGAGAGCGGTCTGACATCGGTGACGCTGGGGAGCGGTCTAAAGTCCATAGGGGACATGGCGTTCTCTGGCTGCATCGATCTGACCTCTATCTCCTTTTTGGGTTCGGTCGCACCAACCCAGATCGGTCAGAACTGGATCAATAACACATCGGCGGAGATAAGGGGTCATGCGTTCGCGGCCTCAGATTTCCCTTCGCCGGGAGAGGTGTGGCATGGGTTGACCATGGGCGACAACATCGAGAGGCTCTCACCTCCCAGCGAGCCTTCCGGTCTGACCGCGGTCCCCGGTGATGCTGATGTTACCCTGACATGGAACGATACGATGGCCGACGGAGGCTCACCGACGATCGGATATCACATCTACTGGAGCACAGAGATCGATGGTGATGTTGCAGTCATTACCACCAACAGCACGAACTATACCCATCAGGGACTTGACGAAGGGAGCACCTACCATTACCAGGTCAGCGCCTTCAACTCGAACGGTGAGAGTGAGCGAAGCAGCATCGTGAACGTTACGTTGTCCACAACATCTGCTCCGTCAACACCAGCACCGTTCTTGAATACCATCGAGGGTCAAGTTGCGCTTGCCGGTCTGGTGATCCTCAGCGCGGGGGTCGGGACGCTCTCACTGTGGCGATGGAGGCGTCATGGTCATTGA
- a CDS encoding ABC transporter permease has protein sequence MMEWVSEIGVVFYRWIIKLRRKPIYLFFSLIQPLVWFLLFTQAFSAIGNIPDFEQITGTNNYITFFTAAVIIQTVASSALQSGIGMVNDLDSGYLDKMKVAPIRKSSILLGKVLSDGISILIQVGIIVALALIVGVNIATGVVGIALLLLLAMAFGIAWSGISLFVGLRTKSTETTLSVGLLTTFPLLFLSTAVMPKELLPNWVQTVAAVNPISYIANAIQGLIIRGFEWESIGNAIIVIILIGIVSLGASIALFRRAVSR, from the coding sequence ATGATGGAATGGGTCTCTGAGATCGGGGTGGTCTTCTATAGGTGGATAATAAAGCTGCGGAGGAAGCCTATCTACCTGTTCTTCTCCCTGATCCAACCGCTGGTGTGGTTCTTGCTGTTCACCCAGGCCTTCTCGGCCATAGGTAACATACCAGACTTTGAGCAGATCACGGGTACCAACAACTACATCACCTTCTTCACCGCGGCTGTCATCATCCAGACCGTGGCGTCGTCGGCGTTGCAGTCCGGGATCGGTATGGTCAACGACCTGGACAGCGGCTATCTGGATAAGATGAAGGTCGCACCCATCCGCAAGTCCTCGATCCTGCTCGGCAAGGTATTAAGCGATGGCATCAGCATTTTGATACAGGTAGGCATCATTGTTGCATTGGCCTTGATCGTCGGGGTGAACATCGCTACCGGAGTGGTCGGAATAGCGTTGTTACTTCTTCTTGCGATGGCCTTTGGCATAGCATGGTCTGGCATCTCTCTGTTCGTCGGTCTTCGGACCAAGAGCACCGAGACGACTCTATCGGTAGGTTTGCTGACCACCTTTCCACTGCTGTTCCTCTCCACGGCGGTCATGCCTAAAGAGCTACTTCCAAATTGGGTGCAAACAGTCGCAGCTGTCAATCCCATATCCTATATTGCCAATGCGATTCAGGGGTTGATTATCCGCGGCTTTGAGTGGGAGTCGATCGGCAACGCCATTATCGTCATAATTTTAATTGGGATTGTCAGCTTGGGAGCGAGCATCGCCCTCTTCAGGAGGGCTGTCTCTCGATGA
- a CDS encoding ATP-binding cassette domain-containing protein, which yields MDTIIEVRELVKSFGDIKAVENISFDVGRGEIFGFLGPNGAGKSTTIKILTTLIGKGSGTITIDGLDLDAQADEVRRIIGYASQEVGVDNDLTARENLFIQCRYYHIPKEKSREKVEDLLRTVNLVEAGDRKLSTYSGGMRKRLDLATALVSDPRILFLDEPTTGLDPKSRKELWDYIRGLNKKGTTIFLTTQYMEEADQLADRLCIIDEGRIVAEGAPEELKAKIGADTITMSLREYDAAVLERAKNALGSITGIKEIRECQLDDICENGLVLTIGDGSSIMPQVVRALDAASVEVGKLTLSTPTLDDVFLSLTGKTLKVSEKANGDLMSKRRRRARL from the coding sequence ATGGATACCATCATCGAGGTCAGAGAGCTAGTGAAATCCTTTGGGGACATCAAGGCGGTCGAAAACATCTCCTTCGATGTTGGACGAGGGGAGATATTTGGATTCCTCGGCCCCAACGGAGCAGGGAAATCCACCACCATCAAGATCCTGACCACCCTGATCGGGAAGGGCTCCGGAACGATTACCATCGACGGCTTGGACCTGGACGCGCAAGCCGATGAGGTTAGACGCATCATCGGCTACGCGTCCCAGGAGGTCGGCGTCGATAACGACCTTACGGCACGGGAGAACCTCTTCATCCAGTGCCGGTACTACCACATCCCTAAAGAGAAGTCACGGGAAAAAGTGGAGGATCTGCTAAGGACCGTCAATCTTGTGGAGGCCGGGGATAGGAAGCTATCGACATACTCTGGAGGAATGAGAAAGCGCCTAGACCTCGCCACGGCGTTAGTGTCCGATCCCAGGATACTTTTCCTGGACGAGCCGACGACCGGACTGGACCCTAAGAGCCGCAAGGAGCTCTGGGACTATATTCGGGGGCTGAACAAGAAGGGCACCACGATTTTCCTCACCACCCAGTACATGGAGGAGGCCGATCAGCTGGCTGACCGGCTGTGCATAATCGATGAGGGCAGGATTGTGGCGGAGGGAGCACCAGAGGAGCTAAAGGCCAAGATAGGGGCGGACACCATCACGATGAGCCTCCGGGAGTATGATGCTGCGGTGCTCGAGCGGGCTAAAAATGCCCTGGGTTCCATTACCGGCATAAAGGAAATCCGGGAGTGCCAGCTCGATGACATATGCGAGAATGGGCTGGTGCTGACGATTGGGGACGGTTCCTCGATCATGCCACAGGTCGTCAGGGCATTGGATGCCGCGAGCGTTGAGGTGGGTAAGTTGACCCTCTCCACACCTACCCTCGATGATGTGTTCCTCAGCCTCACCGGCAAAACGCTTAAGGTGAGCGAGAAGGCGAACGGTGATCTGATGAGCAAGCGCAGGAGGCGAGCCCGATTATGA
- a CDS encoding YraN family protein: MTSCRVCGSETLNGHHDLCLSCFRSKGSKKESVTSQEENGLSGEELNFRYNMIKGRIAETLIEELFLSLGYNVFRYGMENTVPGILDLLKGMRNDVADNIRLMPDFVVQRGDKVYFIEVKYRSSEEYSIADLPSNYPYENTYFVIVSKKHIKCISFWELKAGMEISPSSKNYLGYRKEFKLDRQTIIDFCDFAVTFFERT; the protein is encoded by the coding sequence ATGACTTCCTGCAGGGTATGCGGTTCAGAGACCCTTAATGGACATCATGATCTCTGCCTCAGTTGTTTCAGATCGAAAGGGTCGAAGAAAGAATCAGTCACCTCTCAGGAAGAAAATGGGCTCTCTGGGGAGGAGCTTAACTTCCGATACAACATGATCAAAGGCAGGATCGCTGAGACCCTCATAGAGGAGCTCTTCCTATCTCTGGGATACAACGTGTTCAGGTACGGAATGGAGAACACCGTTCCAGGCATTTTGGATCTGCTCAAGGGCATGAGGAACGATGTGGCCGATAATATCCGATTGATGCCTGATTTCGTTGTACAACGAGGCGATAAGGTCTATTTCATCGAGGTCAAATATCGCTCCAGCGAAGAGTACAGCATAGCGGATCTACCATCCAACTATCCATATGAGAACACCTACTTCGTAATAGTCTCGAAGAAACACATAAAATGCATCTCCTTCTGGGAGCTCAAAGCTGGAATGGAGATATCTCCCTCGTCGAAGAACTATCTTGGTTATCGAAAGGAGTTCAAGCTCGATAGGCAGACCATCATCGACTTCTGCGACTTCGCGGTCACCTTCTTTGAGAGAACCTAA
- a CDS encoding acetate uptake transporter, with the protein MVENVVETNVRLVDTTASPDALGSMLLGWVTVLLALTAFNVVPMGGMVLLTVFFSGFGFLFVSFIGYRRGEMFTLFAFGAIAVFVWAFSSFSLLPGTGIIPAPTASEVAAFLMVFASFVGVLGFITLKMPCRLLSITIFSASLLFFMVGLHAVLGGDTLQLVWGIWGMFVGVLALYTGCAITLNTVYGKMALPLMMCEVKK; encoded by the coding sequence ATGGTCGAAAATGTAGTGGAAACTAACGTCAGATTGGTAGACACAACTGCAAGCCCGGACGCGCTTGGCTCGATGCTGCTGGGATGGGTGACCGTACTGCTGGCCCTTACCGCCTTTAACGTCGTTCCGATGGGTGGAATGGTCCTCCTTACCGTCTTCTTCTCAGGGTTTGGCTTCTTGTTCGTCTCGTTCATAGGGTACAGGAGAGGAGAGATGTTCACCCTGTTCGCCTTCGGAGCGATAGCGGTGTTCGTGTGGGCCTTCTCCAGCTTTTCCCTGCTGCCCGGTACTGGCATAATACCGGCGCCGACGGCGAGTGAGGTGGCGGCGTTCCTGATGGTGTTCGCATCCTTTGTAGGAGTGCTCGGATTCATCACCTTGAAGATGCCCTGCCGTCTCCTGAGCATCACCATCTTCTCCGCCTCTCTGCTTTTCTTCATGGTAGGCCTCCATGCAGTTCTTGGCGGTGACACCCTGCAACTGGTCTGGGGCATCTGGGGAATGTTCGTCGGTGTGCTCGCCCTGTACACTGGATGCGCCATTACCCTGAACACAGTGTACGGCAAAATGGCTCTCCCCCTCATGATGTGCGAGGTGAAGAAATAA